Genomic segment of Serinicoccus hydrothermalis:
AGGTCGTCACCCACCTGTGCAACGCGATGCGCCCGATCCACCACCGGGACCCCGGCCCGGTCATCGCCGCGCTCGGCGACCCGCGCCTCACCCTGGAGCTCATCGTCGACGGCGTGCACCTGCACGACGACGTCGTCGACCTGCTCCACCGCAGCTCGCGGGCGCGGATGGTGCTCATCAGCGACGCGATGGCCGCGGCCGCCGCCGAGGACGGCCGCTACGCGCTGGGCTCGATGGAGGTCGACGTCGTGGACGGCGTCGCGCGCTCGGTCGACACCGGGAGCATCGCCGGGAGCACGCTCACCCTGAGCCGGGCCGTGCAGCGCGCCGTCGGCGCCGGGCTCGCCCCCGAGGACGCCCTCGTGGCCGCCAGCAGCGACCCGGCGCGCACCCTCGGGCTCGACGCCGGGAAGATCACCGTCGGCGGCCGCGCCGACCTCGTCGGGCTCGACGCCGACCTCGAGACCCGGCTGGTCGTCCGGGGCGGGGAGATCCTGCACGACAGCTGACCGCCCTTGGGGGCTCACGGCGCGAGGTCGCGCCGCCTCCGCTCCAGGTGGGCGCGCTCGGCCTCGTTGCGGCACAGCCCCAGCGCCAGATCGAGCTCCGCCAGGGCGGCGTCGGCCCGGCCGCAGCGTGCGAGGAGCTCGGCGCGCACCGCGGGGACGCGGTGGCTGCCCGGCACGTCGACACCGTCGAGCGCCTCCAGCCCGGCGGCCGGACCCCGCGCCTCGGCCACGGCGACGGCCCGCGCCAGCAACGCCGCCGGTCCCGGGTCGAGCCGGACCAGCTGGTCGTAGTGCCGCACCACGCGGTCCCACCGGGTCGTCGCGGCCGAGGTCGCGGTCGCGTGCTCGGCGGCGACGAGCGCCTGCAGCAGGTAGGTCGCCGCCCGGTCGGGCAGCTCGGCGTCCACCAGCGCGGGCGAGGTGAGCAGCCCCAGAGCCTCGTTGATCTCCCCCCGGTGCCAGCGGCCGCGGTCCTGCTCCCCCAGCAGCACGAGCCGTCCCTCGTCGTCGACCCGTGCGTCGCGCCGCGAGTGCTGCAGGAGCACCAGCGCCAGCAGCGCGCTGAGCGTCGGGTCCTCCGGCCGCAGGTCGCGCACCGTCCGGACCAGGCGCACCGCCTCGCCGGCGAGCGCGGGGCGCAGCAGGTCGGGGCCGCTGGCCGGGGCATACCCGGCGGTGAAGGCGAGGTATGCCGTCTGCGCCACCGTCGCGAGCCGGCCCGGCAGCGCGTCGCGGTCGGGGATGGCGAAGGGGATGCCGGCGGCGACGATCTTCCTCTTCGCCCGGGTGAGGCGGGCGGCCATCGTCGGCTCGGGGACGAGGAAGAGGCGGGCGATGTCGTGGGTGCTGACGCCGAGCACGAGCCGCAGCGCGAGGGCGCTCGCGGCCCCCGGAGCCAGCGCCGGGTGGGTGCACATGAGCACCAGCCGGAGCAGGTCGTCCTCGACGAGGCCGCCCGGGTCGGCCATCGCGGTGGGCGGCCGGCGGTCCAGGTCGGTGGCGACCAGGGCGTGGCGGCGGTGCGCCATGGTCTCGGCGCGGAGCCGGTCGACGACACGGCGGCGGGCCACCGTCTGCAGCCACCCGGCGGGGTTGTCGGGCACGCCCTCCC
This window contains:
- a CDS encoding RNA polymerase sigma factor, with product MPDELNRVVREEWGRLVALLLARFRRLDLVEDALADAVEAAARRWPGEGVPDNPAGWLQTVARRRVVDRLRAETMAHRRHALVATDLDRRPPTAMADPGGLVEDDLLRLVLMCTHPALAPGAASALALRLVLGVSTHDIARLFLVPEPTMAARLTRAKRKIVAAGIPFAIPDRDALPGRLATVAQTAYLAFTAGYAPASGPDLLRPALAGEAVRLVRTVRDLRPEDPTLSALLALVLLQHSRRDARVDDEGRLVLLGEQDRGRWHRGEINEALGLLTSPALVDAELPDRAATYLLQALVAAEHATATSAATTRWDRVVRHYDQLVRLDPGPAALLARAVAVAEARGPAAGLEALDGVDVPGSHRVPAVRAELLARCGRADAALAELDLALGLCRNEAERAHLERRRRDLAP